Within the bacterium genome, the region CGGCTCCCGCTACGGGGGCTCGGCGGGCTGCGGCGACACGACACCCGGCGACGCGAGCGACCCCCCGACCGGTTTCCCGGGCCCAGGGGGTCGCTGGGGGGACTTGTGGCGCTGGGGCCTGCTACATCATGCCGCCCATGCCCTCCATGCCGCCGCCCGGGGGCATCGGCGGGGCGGGCTCGGGCTTGTCGGCCACCAGGCACTCGGTGGTCAGCAGCAGGGCGGCGATGGAGGCGGCGTTCTGGAGCGCCGCACGGGTGACCATGGCCGGGTCGATGACGCCGGCACCCGGGAGGTCCTCCAGCTCGCCGGTGACGGCGTTGAAGCCCGTGGTGCCCTCGGTGCCGAGCACGCGGCGCACGATCACCGAACCCTCGAAGCCAGCGTTCTGAGCGATCAGCCTCGTCGGCATCTCCAGGGCCTTGTGCACCAGGCGGGCACCGGTGGCCTCGTCGCCCGACAGCTCCTCGGCAACCGCGGCGACCGCCTCACGGCAGCGCAGCAGCGCCGTGCCGCCGCCGGCCACGACGCCCTCCTCGATGGCCGCACGGGTCGCCGAGAGGGCGTCCTCGATGCGGTGCTTCTTCTCCTTCAGCTCCACCTCGGTGGCGGCGCCGACCTTCACGACCGCCACGCCGCCGGCCAGCTTGGCGAGGCGCTCCTGGAGCTTCTCGCGGTCCCAGTCGGAGTCGGTGTTGTCGATCTCGGTGCGGATCTGGCGGATGCGGGCCTCCACGTCGGCCCGGTTGCCGTTGCCCTCCACGATGGTCGTGTCGTCCTTGTTGACGACCACCTTGCGGGCCCGGCCCAGCAGGTCGAGGGTGACGCCGTCCAGCTTGATGCCGACCTCGGGCGACACGACCTGGCCGCCGGTGAGGATGGCCATGTCGGCCAGCATGGCCTTGCGGCGCTCGCCGAAGCCGGGGGCCTTCACGGCCACCGACGTGAACGTGCCGCGGATCTTGTTGACCACCAGGGTGGCCAAGGCCTCGCCCTCGGTGTCCTCGGCGACGAGCAGCAGCGGCTTGCCGGTCTGCATGATCTTCTCGAGGACGGGCAGCAGGTCCTGCACCGACGTGATCTTGGCCTGGTGGAAGAGGATGTAGGGATCCTCCAGCACGGCCTCCTGGCGCTCGGGGTCGGTGACGAAGTACGGCGACAGGAAGCCCTTGTCGAACTGCATGCCCTCGACGAAGTCGAGCTCCATGCCGAAGGTGTTGGACTCCTCGACGGTCACGACGCCGTCCTTGCCGACCTTGTCGATGGCGTCGGCGATGACCTCGCCCACGGCGGGGTCGGCTGCGGACAGACCGGCCACCTGGGCGATCTCCTTC harbors:
- the groL gene encoding chaperonin GroEL (60 kDa chaperone family; promotes refolding of misfolded polypeptides especially under stressful conditions; forms two stacked rings of heptamers to form a barrel-shaped 14mer; ends can be capped by GroES; misfolded proteins enter the barrel where they are refolded when GroES binds), with the protein product MTTLLKFDDDARKALEAGVNQLADTVKVTLGPKGRNVVLDKKFGAPTITNDGVSIAREVEIEDQFENMGAQLVKEVATKTNDVAGDGTTTATVLAQALVNEGLRNVAAGASPMGLKRGIEKAVAAATDAIADMATHIEDKKEIAQVAGLSAADPAVGEVIADAIDKVGKDGVVTVEESNTFGMELDFVEGMQFDKGFLSPYFVTDPERQEAVLEDPYILFHQAKITSVQDLLPVLEKIMQTGKPLLLVAEDTEGEALATLVVNKIRGTFTSVAVKAPGFGERRKAMLADMAILTGGQVVSPEVGIKLDGVTLDLLGRARKVVVNKDDTTIVEGNGNRADVEARIRQIRTEIDNTDSDWDREKLQERLAKLAGGVAVVKVGAATEVELKEKKHRIEDALSATRAAIEEGVVAGGGTALLRCREAVAAVAEELSGDEATGARLVHKALEMPTRLIAQNAGFEGSVIVRRVLGTEGTTGFNAVTGELEDLPGAGVIDPAMVTRAALQNAASIAALLLTTECLVADKPEPAPPMPPGGGMEGMGGMM